The proteins below come from a single Dermatophilaceae bacterium Soc4.6 genomic window:
- a CDS encoding NUDIX hydrolase: MDIPLGGRPELVDEVVDRRVVDRSTAYEGMVWDVQRDVVDLGDAGQVTREYVEHPGAVVVVALREVDGVDHVVLIRQYRHPVRTIEWELPAGLLDEPGEAPWLAAARELREEVDLVARRWHVLLDFYSSPGGVSESLRVFLARDVRPVGPEDGDYERHGEEAEITARWVPLDDAYDAVLAGQVHNSGAVVGLMAAWGARAREWAPLRSYDAPWPWHPAYRG, translated from the coding sequence GTGGACATCCCGCTCGGTGGTCGCCCGGAGCTGGTCGACGAGGTCGTCGACCGGCGGGTGGTGGACCGCAGCACGGCGTACGAGGGGATGGTCTGGGACGTGCAGCGCGACGTCGTCGACCTCGGCGACGCCGGGCAGGTGACCCGGGAGTACGTCGAGCACCCCGGAGCGGTCGTCGTCGTGGCCCTGCGCGAGGTCGACGGGGTCGACCACGTCGTGCTGATCCGGCAGTACCGGCACCCGGTGCGGACCATCGAGTGGGAGCTGCCCGCGGGGCTGCTCGACGAGCCGGGGGAGGCGCCGTGGCTCGCCGCCGCCCGCGAGCTGCGCGAGGAGGTCGACCTCGTCGCTCGGCGGTGGCACGTCCTGCTCGACTTCTACTCGTCACCGGGTGGGGTCTCGGAGTCGTTGCGGGTCTTCCTCGCCCGCGACGTGAGGCCCGTCGGGCCGGAGGACGGCGACTACGAGCGGCACGGCGAGGAGGCCGAGATCACCGCTCGCTGGGTGCCGCTCGACGACGCCTACGACGCCGTGCTGGCCGGTCAGGTGCACAACTCGGGGGCGGTCGTCGGCCTCATGGCGGCGTGGGGTGCGAGGGCTCGCGAGTGGGCACCGCTGCGGTCGTACGACGCGCCGTGGCCGTGGCACCCGGCCTACCGGGGCTGA
- a CDS encoding glycosyltransferase, producing the protein MSPPADPSRSTTPRVDRASVSVCLASYDGAAWIEELLASVLAQLGPDDEVVVVDDGSSDDTVARVQALGDSRISLHRNEINLGSVRTFERAMTLSRGRWLLLADQDDVWVPGRLEAMVGALRHHGVVATSVAVLGEPLEPPRWPLRARDSGRRLLNLGLVMVGARWYFGCAMGVRRDVLAVALPIPAFVHESHDLWLGVVGNVLGEMTHLERPSVQRRLHEANQTPLHWRSLPTILRSRWMLARAVAVAVRRARRVARQRSE; encoded by the coding sequence GTGAGTCCTCCTGCCGACCCGTCCCGATCGACCACGCCACGGGTGGACCGGGCCTCGGTCAGCGTGTGCCTGGCGTCGTACGACGGTGCCGCGTGGATCGAGGAGCTGCTGGCCTCGGTGCTCGCGCAGCTCGGGCCGGACGACGAGGTGGTGGTGGTCGACGACGGTAGCAGCGACGACACCGTGGCCAGGGTGCAGGCACTGGGCGACTCGCGGATCTCCTTGCACCGCAACGAGATCAACCTCGGTAGCGTGCGCACGTTCGAGCGGGCGATGACGCTGAGCCGGGGCCGCTGGCTGTTGCTCGCCGACCAGGACGACGTGTGGGTGCCGGGACGGCTCGAGGCGATGGTGGGGGCGTTGCGTCACCACGGGGTCGTCGCCACGAGCGTGGCCGTGCTGGGCGAGCCCCTCGAGCCGCCGCGGTGGCCGCTGAGGGCGCGCGACTCCGGTCGGCGGCTGCTCAACCTCGGGCTCGTGATGGTCGGCGCACGGTGGTACTTCGGCTGCGCCATGGGCGTGCGACGTGACGTGCTGGCCGTCGCACTGCCGATCCCGGCGTTCGTGCACGAGTCGCACGACCTGTGGCTGGGGGTCGTGGGCAACGTGCTCGGCGAGATGACCCACCTCGAGCGACCATCGGTGCAGCGGCGCCTGCACGAGGCTAACCAGACCCCGCTGCACTGGCGCAGCCTGCCGACGATCCTGCGCTCGCGCTGGATGCTGGCTCGAGCGGTGGCCGTCGCCGTCCGACGGGCTCGTCGGGTTGCCCGTCAGCGCAGCGAGTAG
- a CDS encoding glucodextranase DOMON-like domain-containing protein, producing the protein MTQPHVLIPTVAAAALAALPLLPVLPAQAAPPGLSAGVAAADGSPGAMSHFGLARKDCLGTAANRTSKVWYTVANGVLSDVYAPTVDNTNVETLQLAVTDGSTFTDLQSRDTTYTVRTTDRSGMACEVTSRAKSGRYTLVTDYVTDPVRDAVVMKVRLITREPGLQVYVRYDASVNGNGGGGDATTQNGGADDAVVDASTTALVSSDTNTSSQAVNRDYAVPLFGALRADKPFLSAQSGYAGTSSDGLTQLDAAHRLTSTTTTARQGNVVQTARLDLSSGGTSTLALGYGTRRNAAIDVAGASAATSYGDTRAAYVKTWTDYDAGLVAPPYRLPGLTPAAAERARAAYWLSVNVLKASEDKTFPGAVAAGLGSPWGQAVEAGTKVDGKPVYFGSYRETFGRDLYEAFTGFLAAGDVATAQDTTRFLFLRQQLPDGRMPRNSLPNGKTAPDTGGDQLDETSYPILMALLSGLDTDQGLYRNHIKKAADFVVSHGPSFGSERWEEQGGYSPSTIAAEIAGLVAAARIADTNGDAASARVYRATADHFQRSIKGWTVTTTGPYATGRYFIRLSKTGDPNAGTTYNLGNGSVDSDQRAVIDQGFLELTRLGALPANDADVRRSLQVVDQVIRRDTPTGTGFYRYGTDGAGSEDGYGDCWTPDPTDCPVDGQPWPTTGHGSGHLWPVLAGERAEQLIGTGNLPAASSLLRTIDRQSSGVGLVPEQAWEDPAVAASPFGTDPGLASIGFEPGRPTGSAAPLTWAQAQEVRLVRSLAEGHLVDQPQAVASRYAAGSVTAVPVTITSPVTNTQVETAATQVAGTSSAGATVTVATTATDAGGATATRQTRAARDGSWSLTVPTPTGTSVITAAASLGSGTGYAQVTVVSTLVTGTVVQDVTDPTGDDNGPGTYAYPTAGDFHPGAFDLTRWRVLDSGDQVVLQASLADLSPTFGSSLGAQLLDVYVHTPTGSPTSTSAAYASRNYEIAAGDAWSQRIEVQGFADPVWVDANGTSLGRPGVIASGPAKTVTITLDKASLGGTPGPGWSFAVVLTGQDGFSGDKARGFSPTPGGYSFGVCAEGGTSPICALDPNTVPKAVDVLTPAGVNQADELDPTAPPVTVAAVPVG; encoded by the coding sequence GTGACCCAGCCCCATGTCCTGATCCCTACGGTCGCTGCAGCAGCCCTTGCCGCGCTTCCCCTCCTGCCGGTGCTCCCGGCCCAGGCTGCCCCGCCCGGCCTCTCCGCGGGCGTCGCCGCCGCCGACGGCTCCCCCGGCGCGATGAGCCACTTCGGCCTCGCCCGCAAGGACTGCCTCGGCACGGCCGCAAACCGCACGTCGAAGGTCTGGTACACCGTCGCCAACGGTGTGCTCTCCGACGTCTACGCCCCGACGGTCGACAACACCAACGTCGAGACCCTGCAGCTCGCGGTGACCGACGGCTCGACCTTCACCGACCTGCAGTCGCGCGACACGACCTACACCGTGCGCACCACCGACCGGTCGGGAATGGCCTGCGAGGTCACGAGCCGGGCCAAGAGCGGTCGCTACACGCTGGTCACCGACTACGTCACCGACCCGGTGCGCGACGCCGTGGTCATGAAGGTGCGGCTGATCACCCGCGAGCCCGGGCTGCAGGTCTACGTGCGCTACGACGCGTCGGTCAACGGCAACGGCGGTGGCGGTGACGCCACCACCCAGAACGGCGGCGCCGACGACGCGGTCGTCGACGCGTCCACCACCGCGCTCGTCAGCTCCGACACCAACACCAGCAGCCAGGCGGTCAACCGCGACTACGCCGTCCCGCTCTTCGGTGCGCTCCGGGCCGACAAGCCCTTCCTCAGCGCGCAGAGCGGGTATGCCGGCACGTCCAGTGACGGCCTCACCCAGCTCGACGCCGCGCACCGGCTCACCTCCACGACGACGACCGCCCGCCAGGGCAACGTCGTCCAGACGGCCCGGCTCGACCTCTCCAGCGGCGGCACCAGCACCCTCGCCCTCGGCTACGGCACCCGCCGCAATGCCGCGATCGACGTCGCCGGGGCCAGTGCGGCGACCTCGTACGGCGACACCCGCGCCGCCTACGTCAAGACCTGGACCGACTACGACGCCGGTCTGGTCGCGCCGCCGTACCGCCTGCCGGGCCTGACGCCCGCTGCTGCCGAGCGCGCCCGTGCGGCCTACTGGCTGTCGGTCAACGTGCTCAAGGCCAGTGAGGACAAGACCTTCCCCGGGGCCGTCGCCGCGGGGCTGGGCAGCCCGTGGGGGCAGGCGGTCGAGGCCGGCACCAAGGTGGACGGCAAGCCGGTCTACTTCGGCTCCTACCGCGAGACCTTCGGCCGCGACCTCTACGAGGCCTTCACCGGCTTCCTCGCCGCCGGCGACGTCGCGACCGCGCAGGACACCACGCGATTCCTCTTCCTGCGACAGCAGCTGCCCGACGGGCGGATGCCGCGCAACAGCCTCCCCAACGGCAAGACCGCGCCCGACACCGGCGGCGACCAGCTCGACGAGACCAGCTACCCCATCCTCATGGCGCTGCTCTCGGGGCTCGACACCGACCAGGGCCTCTACCGCAACCACATCAAGAAGGCCGCCGACTTCGTCGTGAGCCACGGCCCGTCCTTCGGCTCGGAGCGGTGGGAGGAGCAGGGCGGCTACTCGCCCTCGACCATCGCCGCCGAGATCGCCGGGCTGGTCGCTGCCGCGCGCATCGCCGACACGAACGGCGACGCCGCGTCGGCGCGGGTCTACCGGGCCACGGCCGACCACTTCCAGCGCAGCATCAAGGGCTGGACGGTGACCACCACCGGCCCGTATGCCACCGGCCGCTACTTCATCCGGCTGTCGAAGACGGGCGATCCCAACGCGGGGACGACCTACAACCTCGGCAACGGCTCGGTCGACTCCGACCAGCGCGCGGTCATCGACCAGGGCTTCCTCGAGCTGACCCGGCTCGGCGCCCTGCCCGCCAACGACGCCGACGTGCGCCGCTCGCTCCAGGTCGTCGACCAGGTCATCCGCCGCGACACCCCGACCGGCACCGGCTTCTACCGCTACGGCACGGACGGCGCGGGCTCCGAGGACGGCTACGGCGACTGCTGGACGCCCGACCCGACCGACTGCCCCGTCGACGGTCAGCCGTGGCCGACCACCGGGCACGGATCGGGCCACCTCTGGCCGGTGCTCGCCGGCGAGCGGGCGGAGCAGCTGATCGGCACGGGCAACCTCCCCGCTGCCAGCAGCCTGCTGCGCACCATCGACCGCCAGAGCTCCGGTGTCGGTCTGGTGCCCGAGCAGGCCTGGGAGGACCCGGCCGTCGCGGCCTCACCCTTCGGCACCGACCCGGGTCTCGCCTCGATCGGCTTCGAGCCGGGCCGGCCCACCGGCTCTGCCGCTCCGCTCACCTGGGCCCAGGCCCAGGAGGTGCGACTCGTGCGCTCCCTCGCGGAGGGTCACCTCGTCGACCAGCCGCAAGCCGTCGCCAGCCGGTATGCCGCCGGGTCGGTGACCGCGGTCCCCGTCACCATCACCTCGCCGGTGACCAACACCCAGGTCGAGACCGCCGCGACCCAGGTGGCCGGGACGTCCTCCGCGGGCGCCACGGTGACCGTGGCGACGACGGCGACCGACGCCGGTGGGGCCACGGCCACCCGGCAGACCCGCGCCGCGCGTGACGGGTCGTGGAGCCTGACCGTGCCCACCCCGACCGGGACCAGCGTGATCACCGCGGCGGCCAGCCTGGGCTCCGGCACCGGCTACGCCCAGGTGACCGTCGTCTCGACCCTCGTGACGGGCACCGTGGTGCAGGACGTCACGGACCCGACCGGGGACGACAACGGGCCGGGCACCTACGCCTACCCGACGGCCGGCGACTTCCACCCCGGAGCCTTCGACCTCACCCGCTGGCGGGTCCTCGACAGCGGCGACCAGGTCGTGCTCCAGGCCAGCCTCGCCGACCTGTCACCGACCTTCGGGTCATCGCTCGGGGCCCAGCTGCTCGACGTCTACGTGCACACCCCCACCGGGTCGCCCACCTCGACGTCGGCCGCCTACGCCAGCCGCAACTACGAGATCGCGGCTGGTGACGCGTGGAGCCAGCGCATCGAGGTGCAGGGCTTTGCCGACCCGGTCTGGGTCGACGCCAACGGCACCTCGCTGGGCCGGCCCGGAGTCATCGCGAGCGGTCCCGCGAAGACCGTCACCATCACCCTCGACAAGGCGTCGCTCGGTGGCACCCCGGGCCCGGGGTGGTCGTTCGCGGTCGTCCTGACCGGTCAGGACGGTTTCAGCGGCGACAAGGCGCGCGGCTTCAGCCCCACGCCCGGCGGCTACTCCTTCGGCGTCTGCGCCGAGGGCGGGACGAGCCCGATCTGTGCGCTCGACCCGAACACGGTGCCCAAGGCGGTCGACGTGCTCACCCCGGCCGGGGTGAACCAGGCGGACGAGCTCGACCCGACCGCTCCACCGGTCACGGTGGCCGCGGTCCCCGTCGGCTGA
- a CDS encoding ATP-binding cassette domain-containing protein, producing the protein MSPAGADTTEVVIRTSALRKQYGTVAAVDGIDLQVHAGDVYGFLGANGSGKTTTVRCLLGLVLATSGEIELLGEPMPRAAAGVLPRVGALVEGPAAYGHLSGRANLVLHDASGRAPQGPHGGGRRDRSRRAGEVLELVGLSAVGRRPVRAYSLGMRQRLGLAAALMRRPELLVLDEPTNGLDPQGIREIRELLLRLNTEGTTIFLSSHLLAEIEQMCTRIGLLDRGHLVLQESLATLTAPTGRTMLVTPDPAAAVALLDGQLEQRDGERLLVRTPDPAALNARLVAGGVRVSELGPERHTLEDVIEHRTRARAVDEVPR; encoded by the coding sequence GTGAGCCCCGCGGGAGCGGACACCACCGAGGTCGTCATCCGCACCAGCGCGCTCCGCAAGCAGTACGGCACCGTCGCGGCCGTGGACGGCATCGACCTGCAGGTGCACGCGGGTGACGTCTACGGCTTCCTCGGGGCCAACGGCTCGGGCAAGACGACCACCGTTCGCTGCCTGCTCGGGCTGGTGCTGGCGACCTCGGGTGAGATCGAGCTGCTGGGCGAGCCCATGCCGAGGGCGGCCGCCGGTGTGCTGCCCCGGGTCGGTGCGCTGGTCGAGGGGCCGGCGGCATACGGGCACCTGTCGGGCCGGGCCAACCTCGTGCTCCACGACGCCAGTGGCAGAGCACCGCAGGGCCCGCACGGCGGCGGCCGGCGCGACCGCAGTCGACGCGCCGGCGAGGTGCTCGAGCTGGTCGGCCTCTCGGCCGTGGGCCGGCGCCCGGTGCGCGCCTACTCCCTCGGGATGCGCCAGCGCCTCGGGCTCGCAGCCGCGCTGATGCGTCGCCCCGAGCTGCTCGTGCTCGACGAGCCGACCAACGGCCTCGACCCCCAGGGCATCCGCGAGATCCGAGAGCTGCTGCTGCGCCTCAACACCGAGGGTACGACGATCTTCCTCTCCAGCCACCTCCTCGCCGAGATCGAGCAGATGTGCACGCGCATCGGCCTGCTCGACCGCGGCCACCTCGTGCTGCAGGAGTCGCTCGCGACCCTGACGGCACCCACCGGCCGCACGATGCTCGTCACACCCGACCCGGCGGCCGCTGTCGCCCTGCTGGACGGGCAGCTCGAGCAGCGGGACGGCGAGCGCCTGCTCGTGCGTACGCCTGACCCCGCCGCGCTCAACGCGCGCCTCGTCGCCGGCGGGGTGCGGGTGAGCGAGCTCGGCCCCGAGCGCCACACCCTGGAGGACGTCATCGAGCACCGCACGCGAGCCCGCGCCGTCGACGAGGTGCCGCGATGA
- a CDS encoding carboxypeptidase-like regulatory domain-containing protein, with the protein MTTRRRHRPGLCGRRLTTTAAIALAAALLAACGSVPYAADAGSATASPAGGGVAGSTGGSTGGDASTGRPAYDAAAGPDTAVSSVDQPGQGEWTPAIAGRVTDGAGKPVSGLLVSVVSHGDPMVAVPEIGVLTGDDGRYAWPALPPGPWEVQVTRDGQTASVTVTLEAGRTATADLVLR; encoded by the coding sequence ATGACCACCAGACGACGTCACCGCCCCGGCCTCTGCGGCCGCAGGCTGACGACGACGGCCGCGATCGCCCTCGCCGCCGCATTGCTCGCAGCCTGCGGCTCGGTCCCGTATGCCGCGGACGCCGGGTCGGCGACCGCCTCGCCTGCAGGTGGGGGGGTTGCCGGGTCGACCGGCGGGAGCACGGGCGGCGATGCGAGCACCGGCAGACCGGCCTACGACGCGGCGGCTGGGCCGGACACAGCCGTCTCGTCCGTCGACCAGCCGGGGCAGGGCGAGTGGACCCCGGCCATTGCCGGGAGGGTGACCGACGGGGCGGGGAAACCCGTCAGCGGGCTGCTGGTCAGCGTCGTGAGCCACGGCGACCCGATGGTCGCCGTCCCGGAGATCGGGGTGCTGACGGGCGACGACGGTCGCTACGCCTGGCCCGCCCTGCCCCCCGGCCCGTGGGAGGTCCAGGTGACCCGCGACGGTCAGACCGCCTCGGTGACGGTCACCCTCGAGGCCGGACGCACGGCGACGGCCGACCTCGTGCTGCGCTGA
- the aspS gene encoding aspartate--tRNA ligase, producing MLRTIEAGTLRADHSGQNVTLAGWVARRRDHGGVAFLDLRDASGVAQVVVRDEVLEQGGAHDLRNEYCVRVTGVVGLRPEGSANASLPTGEIEVSAEHIEVLNPSAPLPFQIDSYVTVGEEARLKYRYLDLRRPAQGAALRLRSKVNAAARTVLAAHDFVEIETPTMTRSTPEGARDFIVPARLQPGSWYALPQSPQLFKQLLMVAGMERYYQIARCYRDEDFRADRQPEFTQLDIEMSFVEEDDVLALGEELAVALWTLIGVDLPTPFPRLTYADAMARYGSDKPDVRFGQELVDCTAYFSDTPFRVFQAEYVGAVVMPGGASQPRKQLDAWQEWAKQRGAKGLAYVLVGQDGELGGPVAKNLSEGERAGLAAQVGAAPGDCVFFGAGTTKATRGLLGAARLEIGRRCELIDESSWAFLWVHDAPLFEPASEAVAAGDVAVGGGAWTAVHHAFTSPKTEFLDTFDVRPGEALAHAYDMVCNGNEIGGGSIRIHQRDVQERVFAIMGLSEADAQEKFGFLLDAFAYGAPPHGGIAFGWDRICALLSGMDSIREVIAFPKSGGGYDPLTQAPAPITAQQRKEAGVDARPEAPKAEPAAAPTA from the coding sequence GTGCTCCGCACCATCGAGGCCGGCACCCTGCGTGCCGACCACTCCGGCCAGAACGTCACGCTCGCGGGCTGGGTCGCTCGCCGGCGCGATCACGGTGGGGTGGCCTTCCTCGACCTGCGCGACGCCTCGGGCGTCGCCCAGGTGGTCGTGCGCGACGAGGTGCTCGAGCAGGGTGGCGCGCACGACCTGCGCAACGAGTACTGCGTACGGGTCACCGGCGTCGTCGGCCTGCGGCCCGAGGGCAGCGCCAACGCCTCGCTGCCGACTGGCGAGATCGAGGTCAGCGCCGAGCACATCGAGGTGCTCAACCCCAGCGCGCCGCTGCCCTTCCAGATCGACAGCTACGTGACCGTCGGCGAGGAGGCACGCCTCAAGTACCGCTACCTCGACCTGCGCCGCCCTGCCCAGGGCGCCGCGCTGCGCCTGCGTTCGAAGGTCAACGCAGCTGCCCGTACGGTGCTCGCCGCTCACGACTTCGTCGAGATCGAGACCCCGACGATGACCCGCTCGACGCCCGAGGGCGCCCGCGACTTCATCGTGCCGGCCCGCCTGCAGCCGGGCTCGTGGTACGCCCTGCCGCAGAGCCCCCAGCTGTTCAAGCAGCTGCTCATGGTCGCCGGTATGGAGCGCTATTACCAGATCGCGCGCTGCTACCGCGACGAGGACTTCCGCGCCGACCGTCAGCCGGAGTTCACCCAGCTCGACATCGAGATGTCCTTCGTCGAGGAGGACGACGTCCTCGCCCTCGGTGAGGAGCTCGCGGTCGCGCTGTGGACGCTCATCGGCGTCGACCTGCCGACGCCCTTCCCGCGGCTCACCTACGCCGACGCGATGGCCCGATACGGCAGCGACAAGCCCGACGTGCGCTTCGGGCAGGAGCTCGTCGACTGCACGGCGTACTTCTCCGACACGCCGTTCCGCGTCTTCCAGGCCGAGTACGTCGGTGCCGTCGTCATGCCCGGTGGGGCGTCCCAGCCGCGCAAGCAGCTCGACGCCTGGCAGGAGTGGGCCAAGCAGCGCGGCGCGAAGGGCCTGGCCTACGTGCTCGTCGGCCAGGACGGCGAGCTCGGCGGCCCCGTGGCGAAGAACCTCAGCGAGGGCGAGCGGGCCGGGCTGGCCGCCCAGGTCGGGGCCGCCCCGGGCGACTGCGTCTTCTTCGGGGCCGGCACGACCAAGGCGACCCGGGGCCTGCTCGGTGCGGCGCGGCTCGAGATCGGCCGCCGCTGCGAGCTCATCGACGAGTCGTCCTGGGCCTTCCTGTGGGTGCACGACGCGCCGCTCTTCGAGCCCGCCAGCGAGGCTGTCGCGGCCGGTGACGTCGCCGTCGGCGGGGGCGCCTGGACGGCTGTGCACCACGCCTTCACCTCGCCGAAGACGGAGTTCCTCGACACCTTCGACGTGCGGCCCGGTGAGGCGCTGGCCCACGCCTACGACATGGTGTGCAACGGCAACGAGATCGGTGGCGGGTCGATCCGTATCCACCAGCGCGACGTGCAGGAGCGGGTCTTCGCCATCATGGGCCTGAGCGAGGCCGACGCCCAGGAGAAGTTCGGCTTCCTGCTCGACGCCTTCGCCTACGGCGCCCCGCCGCACGGCGGGATCGCCTTCGGATGGGACCGGATCTGCGCGCTGCTGTCGGGGATGGACTCCATCCGCGAGGTCATCGCCTTCCCCAAGTCGGGTGGCGGCTACGACCCGCTGACCCAGGCGCCGGCCCCCATCACGGCGCAGCAGCGCAAGGAGGCCGGGGTCGACGCCAGGCCCGAGGCCCCGAAGGCGGAGCCGGCGGCTGCCCCCACGGCCTGA
- a CDS encoding ABC transporter permease has protein sequence MRVELVKLFGRRRTWVALVLLNLLPTVVAGLLAWTRLAPRPGTGPAFLSAVVADGSLFAIAALAIVLPLFLPISVAVVAGEAVAGEAQAGTLRYLLIRPVGRTRLLVRKLVAVVAFVLAAVVSVAAIGFLVGRLLLGPGTLEGGMISLSGSVLTPTDLAWRTLVAVLYVTVSMLGVAALGLFLSTLTDSPQTASLGAMAFLIGSSLLLTVDAARPVQPYLPTRYWLSFIDLYRDPVLWSNLERGAGLQVVYVVVFLAAGWANFTTRDVTS, from the coding sequence ATGAGGGTCGAGCTGGTCAAGCTCTTCGGTCGCCGACGCACGTGGGTGGCGCTGGTGCTGCTCAACCTGCTGCCCACCGTCGTGGCGGGTCTGCTCGCGTGGACCCGGCTCGCCCCGCGGCCCGGCACGGGCCCGGCGTTCCTGTCGGCCGTCGTCGCCGACGGGTCGCTCTTCGCCATCGCCGCGTTGGCCATCGTGCTGCCGCTCTTCCTGCCGATCTCTGTGGCGGTGGTCGCCGGTGAGGCCGTCGCGGGCGAGGCGCAGGCCGGGACGCTGCGCTACCTGCTCATCCGCCCGGTCGGGCGGACGCGCCTGCTGGTGCGCAAGCTGGTCGCCGTCGTCGCCTTCGTGCTCGCCGCCGTGGTGTCGGTGGCGGCGATCGGCTTCCTCGTCGGCCGCCTGCTGCTCGGTCCGGGCACCCTCGAGGGCGGCATGATCAGCCTCTCGGGCTCGGTCCTCACGCCCACCGACCTGGCCTGGCGCACGCTCGTGGCCGTCCTCTACGTCACCGTCTCGATGCTCGGGGTCGCCGCCCTCGGGCTGTTCCTGTCGACCCTGACGGACTCCCCCCAGACCGCCAGCCTCGGCGCCATGGCCTTTCTCATCGGCAGCTCACTGCTCCTGACCGTCGACGCGGCGCGGCCGGTGCAGCCCTACCTCCCGACCCGCTACTGGCTCTCCTTCATCGACCTCTACCGCGACCCCGTGCTGTGGTCCAACCTCGAGCGCGGGGCCGGTCTCCAGGTGGTCTACGTCGTCGTCTTCCTCGCTGCCGGGTGGGCCAACTTCACGACCCGGGACGTCACGAGCTGA